Below is a genomic region from Methanobacterium sp..
ATAGTTTATTCCATGCTGTTGTGTCGTATATTAATTCTGGGTTTTTAGTGATGTGTGTGTTCTCAATAGTTTCTTTGAATATTTTTTTATGTAAACTTGAATCATAATATCTTTTGGAGTTGAATCTTCTTACGTTTCCAGTTATTATGTCGTGTTTCCCGTTTTCAGACATTTCATATAATTTTTTATAAGCGTCCTTTGATAAGAAGTCATCAGAATCCACGAAAGCAATGTATTCTCCATTAACAAGAGGAATAGCGTAATTTCTTGCTTGGCCTAATCCTCCGTTGGGTTTTGTTATTAGGTGGAAGTTTTCGTATTTGTTTGCATATTCTGCAGCAATCTTACCACTGGAATCTGTTGAACCATCATTCACCATTAAAACTTCAATTTCTTTTAATGATTGATTAACTAGTGAATCCAAGCATTCTTTAAGGTATTCTTCTACATTGTAAATTGGAACAATTACACTAACTTTTATATTGTTTAACATTTCATCCCCTAATGAAATTATCTTAAATATCTAATATTCAAATTTTATTGTTAAACTCTTCAATCAAAGTGTGGGCATATTCCCAGTCATTTTTGTCATCTATTTCTGTCCATTTTAACCCGTTAGTGTAAAAATATTCAATTCT
It encodes:
- a CDS encoding glycosyltransferase; amino-acid sequence: MDSLVNQSLKEIEVLMVNDGSTDSSGKIAAEYANKYENFHLITKPNGGLGQARNYAIPLVNGEYIAFVDSDDFLSKDAYKKLYEMSENGKHDIITGNVRRFNSKRYYDSSLHKKIFKETIENTHITKNPELIYDTTAWNKLFKTEFWRENNFKFPEGVLYEDIPVTIPAHFKSRSTAVLADAKWPIYYWRERDGLTKSITQERTDITNFTDRLSALKTVDQFIEEN